A window of Candidatus Omnitrophota bacterium genomic DNA:
CCTGCTTGGCCTCCGGTGAAAAGGTATGAATCTTCTTGAAATGCCGGAAGTCTTCGATATATTTGTCGCGGTCTTCCACACCATATAAATTCGCCCGGAGCTGGCCGGCAATCACCGCCTTTTCAGGCCCGGTGATGTAGGCGCGCTTGAGCGCGTCCTCGGCCCAGGCATTGCGGATTTCATCGTGGGGAAAGGTGGCAAAAAAGCTGGCATCGATAGAACCGGTGCTGCCTTCCAAGGCAATCTGCTGCACCCCGTATTGTTGGGAGAGGAGAGTGACCAAGCCCGCGATATTCTCCTGGGCCTCGGCGTGCGCGTGGAAATCCTGGATATGAATCACAGCAAAGGGAGAGTCCGGATAGAATTGCCGGCGAAGAACCCGCCCAAGAGAAGCCGGTACCTCCCAATCAGGGACAGGTCTCGCCAACTCCTTCTCCGCCAACGGCTTCGGTGAGGTCCGTCCCCTCTCAGCTTGGGCCGGCTGCACGCTTCCCCGGAAGAAGTTCCGGGATTCCGGGCGCACAGGAACAGCCCAGGAGGGGTACACTGAAGTCCACAGTAAGATCTGGGCCAACAAAATAGCGGAGAAACGTAACTTATTGTATTTCATAAAGATATGAGCCTATTTCTATGGAATAAAATCGTAACTCAATGCATGCGGACAGGTTAAAGTATACCATCAGAACGGCCCTTATTGAGCCTCTACAAAAAGAGTTTCATTCGGGGAGCAAAGGGGACGGACCTCACGGAACTTGTTGTTGGGCAAAGGGTTGGCGAGAACCGTCCCTAGATTAGAATAATCCGGAGGGGAAAGTTTCTTGGGGAGGGACCTGGGGCGCGTGGCTGGCCCAGTCCACCTCCAAGGTGTGGGTTTGATAATCGCGGTTGGAACGGTAGCTCACCTTGCCGTTGAGCAAACCGTACTCGTACAGATTCTTGGTGATTTTGACATCGTCCCGGCAGTACGCCTTGAGCTCCTCCATCTTGCCCTCGCGAAACAACTCAATGGCCTGGAGTCCGGAACCGGACTTCCCCTCTCCCAATGTGGCCTGGGCCAAACTCTGCAGACTCACGCGGTGGCCGAGCACCTTCTCGATCTCAACCAGCAAGTCCAATACCGGCAAGGTCTTCACATCCAGTCCCAAATACGGTTGCAGCACCGGCAAGTCAAAACTCCGGATATTGAAACCCACCACAAGCTCTGCCTTCTTGAGCCGCTCTTCAAACTGCGGCAGTTCCTTCTCCTCGTACATCAGATACTCCGAGGCGGAATAGTCATAGGCACCCAGGACCGAAACCTTCAAAAGGTGCGGCTTGGACCGGTCCACCTCGTTAAAGGCCTTCTGGGTTTCGAGGTCAAAGACAATTGTACGTTCGTAAGGGATGGACATGACCTGTGGAACACCTCTGTTTCACGGTGTCAGGCACCGGTGCCTGGCACGTGTGGATAAGTCCATACTCCGGGAATTTGCCGCCCGCAAGCCGGGCAGGCGCCTTCCTCAATATGATTGCCTAGGATACGATAGCCCACGCGCTCGATCAAGACCTCTCCGCAGTCCGGGCAAGCCGTATTCTCCAGATTCCCCACCTCCCCGGGACGATTCCCCGCATACACATACTGCAACCCGGCTTCCCGGCCCAGGGCCCCGGCCCGCATCAAAGCCTCCTGAGGGGTAAAGGGCGTGTCGAGCATGCGGTAATCCGAGTGAAAGGCTGTGACATGCCACGGAATCTGCGGCGATATGCCGGCCAGGAACTCCGCAATCTGGCGCAGCTCCGCCTCCGAATCATTGAGTCCCGGAACCAGGAGCGTCACGACCTCGAGCCACAGACCGCGCCGGCACAGCTCTGTAATCGTCTCTTTGACCACGCTGAGCCGGCCGCCGAGCTTCCGGTATGCCTTTTCCTGAAAGCCCTTCAAATCCACCTTGTACATATCCAAATGCGGTTGCAGGTAGTCCAGGACTTCGGGCGTGGCATTGCCGTTGGAAACATACGCAGTCTTGAGTCCTTCTTCTTTGGCGAGCTTAAAAATCTCCTTCGCCCACTCACTGGTAATGAGAGGCTCATTGTAGGTGCTGGCAACAACCGGCGCGCCCTGCTGCAAGGCAATCTCAACGACCTCCGCGGGCTCGACCGGCTGCAACATACCCTGGGCCGCCTCATCCCGCAGGACTTGGGAGGTCTCCCAATTTTGGCAATAGGCACAATGGAAATCACAACCGAGCATCCCAAAACTCAGGGCCAATTGCCCCGGCAACACATGGTAAAAGGGTTTCTTCTCAATGGGATCGCACTGCAGGCCGCTCACA
This region includes:
- a CDS encoding ribonuclease H-like domain-containing protein; translated protein: MSIPYERTIVFDLETQKAFNEVDRSKPHLLKVSVLGAYDYSASEYLMYEEKELPQFEERLKKAELVVGFNIRSFDLPVLQPYLGLDVKTLPVLDLLVEIEKVLGHRVSLQSLAQATLGEGKSGSGLQAIELFREGKMEELKAYCRDDVKITKNLYEYGLLNGKVSYRSNRDYQTHTLEVDWASHAPQVPPQETFPSGLF
- the amrS gene encoding AmmeMemoRadiSam system radical SAM enzyme, with the translated sequence MLDRYTKSSNALTLPLDAGSLQCVACGHRCKMRPGKRGVCQVRFNEEGRLRVPFGYVSGLQCDPIEKKPFYHVLPGQLALSFGMLGCDFHCAYCQNWETSQVLRDEAAQGMLQPVEPAEVVEIALQQGAPVVASTYNEPLITSEWAKEIFKLAKEEGLKTAYVSNGNATPEVLDYLQPHLDMYKVDLKGFQEKAYRKLGGRLSVVKETITELCRRGLWLEVVTLLVPGLNDSEAELRQIAEFLAGISPQIPWHVTAFHSDYRMLDTPFTPQEALMRAGALGREAGLQYVYAGNRPGEVGNLENTACPDCGEVLIERVGYRILGNHIEEGACPACGRQIPGVWTYPHVPGTGA